The following proteins are encoded in a genomic region of Arachis ipaensis cultivar K30076 chromosome B02, Araip1.1, whole genome shotgun sequence:
- the LOC107627135 gene encoding glutathione S-transferase U3-like, which produces MKFPTVVQLIFVDIADDEEMEKAAEKVQKLPRDVEDQCLLLVDEKLFFGGDDTVNMVDIAFGSMIKFLVTTEYLNELKVLEVEKFPRLHSWFNNFKNFPIIKENFSHREKMCANLKYIRKTIRE; this is translated from the exons ATGAAG TTTCCTACAGTTGTACAATTGATTTTCGTCGACATTGCTGATGATGAAGAGATGGAAAAGGCTGCAGAGAAGGTCCAAAAACTTCCAAGAGATGTTGAAGATCAATGCTTATTATTGGTTGATGAGAAACTATTCTTTGGTGGTGATGACACTGTTAATATGGTGGACATAGCTTTTGGATCAATGATCAAATTTCTTGTAACTACAGAATAtttgaatgaattgaaggttCTAGAAGTTGAGAAATTCCCTCGTTTGCATTCATGGTTTAATAATTTTAAGAATTTTCCAATCATCAAAGAAAACTTTTCTCATAGAGAGAAAATGTGTGCTAATTTAAAGTATATCAGAAAAACAATAAGAGAATAG